One genomic segment of Bradyrhizobium diazoefficiens includes these proteins:
- a CDS encoding L,D-transpeptidase → MTDFRRLTGTLVAAIGLMLSASQAIAQQPDRGDEPGLIADDSYELDPEWQKQVVYFRTTEPPGTIIVSTAERHLYLVQPGGRAIRYGIGVGRDGFQWQGLVTITNKKEWPDWTPPPEMIQRQPYLPRFMAGGPGNPLGARAMYLGTTVYRIHGTNRPDTIGTKVSSGCFRLVNNHVADLYDRVPVGTKVVIRQKPEL, encoded by the coding sequence ATGACGGATTTTCGTCGCCTGACCGGGACGCTTGTGGCTGCAATCGGCTTGATGCTGTCCGCCTCGCAAGCGATCGCCCAGCAGCCGGACCGCGGCGACGAGCCGGGCCTGATCGCCGACGACAGCTACGAGCTCGATCCCGAATGGCAGAAGCAGGTGGTCTATTTCCGCACCACCGAACCGCCGGGCACGATCATCGTCTCGACCGCCGAACGGCACCTCTATCTGGTGCAGCCCGGCGGGCGGGCGATCCGCTACGGCATCGGCGTCGGCCGCGACGGTTTTCAGTGGCAGGGGCTGGTGACCATCACCAACAAGAAGGAATGGCCGGACTGGACGCCGCCGCCGGAGATGATCCAGCGCCAGCCCTATCTGCCGCGCTTCATGGCTGGGGGCCCCGGCAATCCGCTCGGCGCGCGCGCCATGTATCTCGGCACCACCGTCTACCGCATCCACGGCACCAACCGTCCCGATACGATCGGCACCAAGGTGTCCTCGGGCTGCTTCCGCCTCGTCAACAACCACGTCGCCGATCTTTACGATCGCGTCCCTGTCGGCACCAAGGTCG